A window of the Teredinibacter franksiae genome harbors these coding sequences:
- a CDS encoding acetylornithine transaminase → MSVSTLMNTYGERTTTLTKGDGAYLWDTEGNRYLDALSGIAVCGLGYNHPAVTRAICEQAEKLVHCSNLYLIEPQQKLGNLLVELSGMEKVFFSNSGAEANEAALKIARKYGQQKGISHPEVITADNSFHGRTMATLSATGNVKVKAGFEPLVSGFTHVNYNDIDAIKAAATVNTVAILVEPIQGEGGVNVPADDYLNQLRALCDENDWLLMLDEIQTGNGRTGKFFAYQHNNILPDVVTTAKGLGNGVPIGACLAQGKAAEILQPGNHGSTFGGNPLVCNAALAATTALVEDKLIARAAHLGETLLNSFSDALAGSKNVVDIRGKGLMIGIELNRDCPELVAKAKARGLLLNVTAGSTVRLLPPLIISDQQAQDIVQTVVALISEF, encoded by the coding sequence ATGTCGGTGTCTACGCTTATGAACACTTATGGAGAAAGAACCACGACCCTCACTAAGGGTGATGGCGCTTACCTGTGGGATACTGAAGGCAACCGCTATCTTGATGCTTTATCTGGAATAGCCGTTTGCGGGCTCGGCTACAACCACCCTGCCGTAACGCGCGCTATTTGCGAGCAAGCAGAAAAGCTTGTGCACTGCTCTAACCTGTACCTTATCGAACCACAACAAAAACTCGGTAATCTACTCGTAGAACTTTCCGGCATGGAAAAAGTTTTCTTTTCCAATTCTGGCGCTGAAGCGAATGAAGCCGCATTAAAGATCGCTCGAAAATACGGTCAACAAAAAGGCATTAGCCACCCCGAGGTCATTACCGCCGATAATAGTTTTCACGGCCGTACTATGGCAACCCTCTCGGCGACCGGCAACGTAAAAGTTAAAGCCGGGTTTGAACCCTTGGTAAGCGGTTTTACTCACGTCAATTACAACGATATTGATGCAATTAAAGCCGCAGCAACGGTAAACACCGTCGCTATTTTGGTCGAGCCTATACAAGGCGAAGGCGGCGTTAATGTCCCTGCCGACGATTACCTGAATCAGTTGCGGGCGCTGTGCGACGAAAACGATTGGTTGCTGATGCTCGACGAGATACAAACGGGCAACGGTAGAACGGGGAAGTTTTTCGCCTATCAACACAACAACATCCTTCCCGATGTTGTAACCACAGCAAAAGGCCTTGGTAACGGCGTACCCATTGGCGCTTGCCTAGCACAGGGAAAAGCCGCAGAAATACTGCAACCGGGCAACCATGGCTCCACCTTTGGCGGTAACCCGTTAGTGTGTAACGCCGCACTCGCAGCCACCACCGCACTCGTTGAAGACAAGCTGATAGCGCGCGCAGCACACTTGGGCGAAACACTGCTAAACAGCTTTAGCGATGCCCTAGCAGGCTCGAAAAATGTTGTCGATATTCGCGGCAAAGGCCTAATGATAGGTATTGAGTTAAATAGGGACTGCCCTGAATTGGTAGCAAAAGCCAAAGCAAGAGGCCTTCTTCTAAATGTAACCGCTGGCAGCACCGTAAGGTTGCTACCACCACTGATTATTTCTGACCAACAGGCACAAGACATTGTGCAAACTGTTGTGGCGCTCATTTCAGAGTTTTAA
- the argF gene encoding ornithine carbamoyltransferase: protein MATRHFLTLLDLSLEELNSIIDNAIKQKAAHKKGAVFEPFKNQVLGMIFEKSSTRTRVSFEAGMTQLGGSAIFLSSRDTQLGRGEPIEDSARVLSRMVDMIMIRTFAHENIERFAQYSQVPVINALTDSYHPCQLLADIQTYVEHRGSPKGKKVAWIGDGNNMCHSYINAARLCDFELNIACPEGFEPDADLVAANNTRVKIVRDPAEAIKGADWVVTDVWASMGQEQEQQLRESQFKGYQVNHELMKHAAPGAIFMHCLPAHRGEEVSHELMEDDTISVVWDEAENRLHAQKALMCFLKESSQ, encoded by the coding sequence ATGGCTACAAGACACTTCCTCACACTTCTCGACCTTTCTCTAGAAGAGCTTAATAGCATTATTGACAATGCTATTAAACAAAAAGCGGCGCATAAGAAAGGCGCGGTTTTCGAACCCTTCAAGAACCAAGTACTGGGTATGATTTTCGAAAAATCATCGACCCGTACGCGGGTTTCATTTGAAGCAGGCATGACCCAGCTCGGTGGCAGCGCCATATTCCTTTCGTCGCGCGACACACAACTTGGGCGGGGCGAACCGATCGAAGATTCAGCCAGAGTGCTCTCGCGCATGGTCGACATGATAATGATCCGCACTTTCGCGCATGAAAATATTGAGCGCTTTGCTCAATATTCACAAGTACCGGTTATTAACGCGTTAACCGATAGCTACCACCCGTGCCAATTGCTAGCCGACATTCAAACCTACGTAGAGCACCGTGGTAGCCCTAAAGGCAAAAAAGTGGCATGGATAGGCGATGGCAACAATATGTGTCATTCCTACATTAACGCTGCGCGCCTGTGTGATTTCGAGCTTAACATAGCCTGCCCAGAAGGCTTCGAACCTGACGCCGACTTAGTTGCGGCTAACAACACCCGCGTAAAGATTGTACGCGACCCTGCTGAAGCCATAAAAGGTGCCGACTGGGTAGTGACAGATGTTTGGGCCAGTATGGGCCAAGAACAAGAACAGCAACTTCGCGAAAGCCAATTTAAAGGCTATCAAGTTAATCACGAACTCATGAAGCATGCTGCTCCAGGGGCTATTTTTATGCACTGCCTCCCGGCACACCGCGGCGAAGAAGTCAGCCATGAACTGATGGAAGACGACACAATTTCAGTTGTGTGGGACGAAGCAGAAAACCGATTACACGCACAAAAAGCGCTGATGTGTTTCCTAAAAGAGAGCAGCCAATAG
- a CDS encoding ribonucleoside-diphosphate reductase subunit alpha: MQSTENSSVNVPTTTPSSLGADASLASVASTAPGQLRVIKRNGTLVPYTDDKISIAVTKAFLAVEGGTAAASSRIHETVENLTGQISATFKRRMPSGGTIHIEEIQDQVELTLMRAGEHKVARDYVLYRAERAKLRADKEKLSQSSVAYPDISVVNADGSSAPLDILRLQTVVTEACSGLKDVNAEAILKEAMRNLYEGVSADDVNTSLVISARTLVEKEPNYTYATARLLLDKLRAEALNFLNIAPQATMAEMEHYYPQALSAYIQRGVELELLAPGLLAFDLDTLGKALIPERDSQFAYLGLQTLYDRYFIHSNDIRIELPQVFFMRVAMGLAEKEEAKNERAIEFYRLLSSFDYMSSTPTLFNAGTLRPQLSSCYLTTIPDDLHGIYGAVQDNAMLSKWAGGLGNDWTPVRSLGAYIKGTNGKSQGVVPFLKVANDTAVAVNQGGKRKGAVCAYLETWHLDIEEFLELRKNTGDDRRRTHDMNTANWVPDLFMKRVFEDKDWTLFTPNTVPDLHDLFGQPFEERYCHYEKEASLGKIKPFKKVRALDLWRKMLGMLFETGHPWITFKDPCNLRSPQQHTGVVHSSNLCTEITLNTKANEEIAVCNLGSVNLAQHVEDGQLNQQKLEQTINTAVRMLDNVIDINYYSVESARTSNMRHRPVGLGIMGFQDALYKMRIPYSSDAAVEFADRSMEAVSYFAIGASSALAEERGQYSTFDGSLWSKGILPIDSIQLLAQNRGEQFIEQDRSITFDWDTLRARVQAKGMRNSNVMAIAPTATIANITGVSQSIEPTYQNLYVKSNLSGEFTVVNSYLVHELKDRGLWDSVMVNDLKYYEGSVLKIDRIPDELKLLYATAFEVEPRWIVDAASRRQKWIDQAQSLNLYIAGANGKKLDITYRMAWYRGLKTTYYLRALSATTTEKSTIDRGTLNAVASGSTANLGAAADVPQACSLDDPDCEACQ; encoded by the coding sequence ATGCAAAGCACTGAAAACTCAAGCGTAAACGTACCAACCACTACTCCATCATCCCTTGGAGCAGATGCCTCTCTCGCCTCTGTAGCCTCAACCGCACCTGGCCAGCTCAGGGTCATCAAGCGAAATGGAACACTTGTTCCCTACACAGACGATAAAATTTCCATCGCCGTTACCAAGGCTTTTCTCGCTGTTGAAGGTGGCACTGCGGCCGCATCCAGCCGCATTCATGAAACGGTGGAAAACCTTACCGGGCAAATCAGCGCAACGTTTAAACGCCGCATGCCCTCCGGTGGCACCATCCACATTGAAGAGATTCAGGATCAAGTAGAGCTCACGCTCATGCGCGCCGGCGAGCATAAAGTTGCCCGCGACTATGTGCTGTATCGCGCAGAGCGCGCCAAGCTGCGCGCCGATAAAGAAAAGCTCTCTCAGTCCAGTGTTGCTTACCCCGACATTTCCGTCGTAAATGCCGATGGCAGCTCTGCGCCACTGGATATCCTGCGCTTGCAAACCGTGGTAACCGAGGCCTGCTCCGGGCTAAAAGATGTCAATGCCGAAGCCATTCTGAAGGAAGCAATGCGCAACCTATACGAAGGTGTATCCGCCGACGATGTGAACACATCTCTGGTTATTTCTGCACGCACGCTGGTAGAAAAAGAACCCAATTACACCTATGCAACCGCGCGATTGCTGCTCGACAAACTGCGCGCCGAAGCGTTGAATTTTCTTAACATCGCTCCACAGGCCACTATGGCTGAAATGGAGCATTACTACCCCCAGGCCCTGTCGGCATACATTCAACGTGGCGTTGAACTCGAACTATTAGCACCAGGGTTACTGGCGTTCGATTTAGACACCCTAGGCAAAGCGCTGATACCCGAACGAGACAGCCAATTTGCCTACCTTGGGCTACAAACGCTTTACGACCGCTACTTTATTCACAGCAACGACATTCGTATTGAATTACCGCAGGTATTTTTTATGCGTGTTGCCATGGGCCTAGCGGAAAAAGAAGAAGCGAAAAACGAGCGCGCTATTGAATTTTATCGTTTGTTGAGTTCATTCGATTACATGAGTTCCACCCCCACATTATTCAATGCTGGCACCTTGCGCCCACAATTAAGTTCCTGCTACCTCACCACCATACCCGACGACTTGCACGGTATTTACGGTGCCGTACAAGACAACGCCATGCTGTCTAAGTGGGCGGGAGGTTTAGGCAACGACTGGACCCCCGTTCGGTCTTTAGGCGCTTACATTAAGGGCACCAATGGTAAATCACAGGGCGTTGTACCCTTCCTAAAAGTGGCCAACGATACCGCCGTTGCGGTCAACCAAGGCGGCAAAAGAAAGGGCGCGGTGTGCGCTTATCTCGAAACCTGGCATTTAGATATAGAAGAATTTCTGGAGCTGCGAAAAAATACCGGTGACGATCGCCGCCGCACTCACGACATGAATACCGCCAACTGGGTACCCGACCTGTTTATGAAGCGGGTATTCGAAGATAAAGACTGGACACTGTTCACGCCCAATACCGTGCCCGACCTCCACGACTTATTCGGACAGCCGTTTGAAGAACGTTATTGCCACTACGAAAAAGAAGCTTCGCTTGGCAAAATCAAGCCGTTTAAAAAAGTACGCGCCTTAGACCTTTGGCGCAAAATGCTCGGCATGCTTTTCGAAACCGGCCACCCCTGGATTACGTTTAAAGACCCTTGCAACCTGCGTAGCCCACAACAACATACTGGCGTTGTACACTCCTCCAACCTGTGTACGGAAATCACCCTTAACACCAAGGCCAATGAAGAAATTGCAGTGTGTAATCTGGGTTCGGTGAATCTCGCACAGCATGTGGAAGATGGCCAACTCAATCAGCAAAAACTCGAACAGACCATCAACACCGCCGTACGCATGCTCGATAACGTTATCGACATTAACTACTACTCCGTTGAATCGGCACGAACATCCAATATGCGTCACCGCCCCGTCGGTCTCGGCATTATGGGTTTTCAGGATGCACTCTACAAAATGCGTATCCCCTATAGCAGCGATGCGGCCGTAGAGTTCGCCGACCGCTCAATGGAGGCCGTAAGTTACTTCGCTATTGGCGCTTCCAGCGCGCTGGCAGAAGAGCGTGGCCAATATTCCACATTCGACGGCTCGTTGTGGAGCAAAGGCATACTACCCATTGACTCAATTCAGTTGCTGGCCCAAAACCGTGGCGAGCAATTTATTGAACAGGACCGCTCCATAACCTTCGACTGGGATACACTGCGGGCACGGGTTCAAGCAAAAGGCATGCGTAACTCCAACGTTATGGCCATAGCGCCTACGGCGACCATTGCCAACATCACCGGGGTTTCCCAATCCATTGAGCCCACCTATCAAAACCTTTACGTAAAATCGAACCTTTCTGGCGAATTTACGGTAGTAAACTCTTACCTTGTTCACGAATTAAAAGACCGTGGCCTGTGGGACTCCGTAATGGTAAACGACCTGAAGTATTACGAAGGTTCAGTACTGAAAATTGACCGTATCCCAGACGAACTCAAACTACTCTACGCCACAGCTTTTGAAGTGGAACCCCGCTGGATAGTCGACGCCGCAAGCCGTCGTCAGAAGTGGATTGATCAGGCCCAAAGCCTCAACCTCTACATTGCTGGCGCCAACGGTAAAAAACTGGATATCACCTACCGTATGGCATGGTATCGCGGCCTAAAAACAACTTATTACCTACGCGCGCTGTCAGCAACAACAACCGAGAAGTCAACGATTGATCGAGGCACCTTGAACGCTGTTGCCTCCGGTTCAACGGCAAATTTAGGTGCCGCAGCCGACGTACCCCAAGCCTGTTCACTGGACGATCCCGATTGCGAGGCTTGCCAATAA
- a CDS encoding ribonucleotide-diphosphate reductase subunit beta codes for MLSWDDYTEDSNPLQAISRSAMDALRTDATDITPHAAQQAMSNTETLNATANPIELPEAPVIAEATAPTGATDSASIAEPSAEYQAATTPPPAAAQNTSLSGVEKAQRAITELDPAPGLEELEMGATRIQVDDKKMINCRADLNQLVPFKYEWAWQKYLDGCANHWMPQEVNMTADVALWKNKEGLTEDERTIIMRSLGYFSTADSLVANNLVLAIYRHITNPEARQYLLRQAFEEAIHTHAYQYCIESLGMDEGEVFNMYREVPSVAKKAAWSISHTQGFNDPSFRTGTPETDQELLRNLIGFYVITEGIFFYCGFTQILSMGRRNKMTGVAEQFQYILRDESMHLNFGIDVINQIKLENPHLWTEDFQAEVTQMVLEGAELEIAYARDTMPRGVLGMNASIMEEYLHFIANRRLAQLGLKEAYAGAQNPFPWMSEIMDLRKEKNFFETRVIEYQTGGALSW; via the coding sequence ATGCTAAGTTGGGACGACTACACCGAAGACAGCAACCCCCTGCAGGCTATCAGCAGGTCTGCCATGGATGCGTTGCGCACTGACGCCACCGATATCACCCCCCATGCCGCTCAACAGGCAATGAGCAACACCGAAACACTTAACGCCACAGCAAACCCAATTGAATTGCCCGAAGCACCGGTTATTGCAGAGGCAACGGCTCCAACGGGCGCCACTGATAGCGCGTCTATTGCTGAGCCCAGCGCCGAATACCAGGCCGCTACAACGCCGCCGCCGGCCGCTGCACAAAACACAAGTTTAAGCGGCGTTGAAAAAGCCCAGCGGGCGATCACAGAGCTAGACCCAGCACCCGGGTTAGAAGAACTTGAAATGGGCGCAACCCGAATTCAGGTTGACGATAAAAAAATGATTAATTGCCGCGCCGACCTCAACCAATTGGTTCCCTTTAAATATGAGTGGGCTTGGCAAAAATACCTGGACGGCTGCGCGAACCACTGGATGCCGCAGGAGGTCAATATGACCGCCGACGTGGCATTGTGGAAAAACAAAGAAGGCCTAACAGAAGACGAACGCACCATTATTATGCGGTCTCTTGGCTATTTTTCCACAGCCGACTCGCTAGTCGCCAATAATTTAGTGCTGGCCATTTATCGCCACATTACCAACCCAGAAGCCAGGCAATACCTTTTGCGTCAAGCTTTTGAGGAGGCCATTCACACGCATGCCTACCAATACTGTATTGAATCGCTAGGCATGGATGAGGGCGAAGTTTTTAATATGTACCGCGAAGTACCCTCCGTGGCAAAAAAAGCGGCTTGGAGCATCTCCCATACGCAGGGCTTTAACGACCCCAGCTTCCGCACCGGCACGCCAGAAACCGATCAGGAACTACTTCGCAATCTGATTGGATTTTACGTTATCACCGAAGGAATTTTCTTTTATTGCGGCTTTACGCAAATACTTTCCATGGGGCGCCGCAATAAAATGACCGGCGTAGCTGAACAGTTCCAATATATTTTGCGCGACGAATCTATGCACTTAAATTTTGGCATAGATGTTATTAATCAAATTAAATTAGAAAACCCACACCTGTGGACCGAAGATTTTCAGGCAGAAGTAACACAAATGGTTTTGGAAGGTGCTGAACTGGAAATTGCCTACGCACGCGACACCATGCCGCGAGGGGTGCTCGGTATGAACGCTTCGATTATGGAAGAGTACCTGCACTTTATTGCCAATCGTCGCTTGGCGCAGCTGGGCTTAAAAGAAGCCTATGCCGGTGCGCAAAATCCATTCCCCTGGATGAGCGAAATTATGGATTTACGCAAAGAGAAAAATTTCTTCGAAACACGCGTTATTGAATATCAAACAGGTGGCGCGCTAAGCTGGTAA
- a CDS encoding diguanylate cyclase, with protein sequence MTKVLVVDDVEDNIVLLTFELEDEGFEVIAAHNGRECLELVQEVVPDIILLDIRMPGISGLETLEQLKADERTREIPVIMVSANTGDNSIVRALDLGAHDFVSKPIEYPVLSARMRSALRLVTARRALVKANEELERLATQDPLTDSYNRRHFFTLSEAEFSKSRRHGRPLSVLMIDVDLFKAINDTYGHASGDTALRVLTECCRLATRESDVLGRIGGEEFALACPDADLEGAFALAERIRQSCEEQKIKTEDGEVFSITLSVGVTTIADQDLRFDQLLQRADNLLYQAKAMGRNRSVAC encoded by the coding sequence ATGACTAAAGTTCTCGTCGTTGACGACGTCGAAGACAATATCGTACTGCTGACGTTTGAACTCGAAGACGAAGGCTTTGAGGTAATTGCTGCGCATAACGGCCGAGAGTGCCTAGAGCTGGTGCAGGAAGTGGTGCCCGATATCATACTCCTCGACATTCGTATGCCGGGGATAAGCGGGCTAGAGACACTGGAGCAGTTAAAAGCCGACGAGCGTACACGGGAAATCCCGGTGATTATGGTATCAGCCAATACCGGCGATAACAGTATTGTTCGAGCGCTCGATCTCGGTGCTCACGACTTTGTGTCCAAACCCATCGAATACCCCGTATTGTCAGCACGCATGCGTTCTGCGCTTAGGTTGGTAACCGCTCGCCGCGCCTTAGTAAAGGCCAACGAAGAGCTTGAAAGGCTGGCAACGCAAGACCCACTAACAGACAGCTATAACCGCCGCCACTTTTTTACCCTATCGGAAGCCGAGTTTTCTAAATCCCGCCGCCATGGCCGCCCACTGTCGGTGTTAATGATAGATGTGGACCTATTCAAAGCCATTAACGATACCTACGGCCACGCCTCCGGCGACACCGCCCTGCGCGTACTAACCGAATGCTGTCGATTGGCTACACGTGAGTCCGACGTATTGGGGCGTATCGGCGGGGAAGAGTTTGCGCTCGCCTGCCCAGACGCCGACCTCGAAGGCGCCTTCGCGCTGGCGGAACGTATTAGGCAAAGTTGCGAAGAACAAAAAATCAAAACCGAAGACGGTGAAGTCTTCTCCATCACCCTCAGCGTTGGCGTAACTACCATTGCCGACCAAGACCTTCGCTTTGACCAGTTGCTGCAACGTGCAGACAACCTGCTCTACCAGGCCAAAGCCATGGGCCGCAATCGCTCTGTAGCCTGCTAA
- a CDS encoding NUDIX domain-containing protein, producing the protein MPKDKVGGWKQLSVEEVYENPWIKITHEEVQTPSGTPGIYGVVHFKNRAVGVIPIDEEGNTWLVRQSRYTLDCFTWEIPEGGAPYGESMLEAAKRELEEETGLLAGQWRELMTLHQSNSVSDEVAKLYVARNLSQGIQQLEATEDITLKKMPIKEAIAMVKSGEITDALSVAGLQALALEMWESGD; encoded by the coding sequence ATGCCGAAAGATAAAGTGGGTGGCTGGAAACAGCTAAGTGTTGAAGAGGTGTATGAAAACCCCTGGATTAAAATTACCCATGAGGAAGTGCAAACACCTTCGGGTACGCCGGGTATTTACGGTGTTGTGCATTTCAAAAATCGCGCGGTGGGGGTTATACCGATTGACGAGGAAGGTAACACTTGGCTTGTTCGTCAGAGTCGTTATACGCTGGATTGTTTTACTTGGGAAATTCCCGAAGGTGGAGCACCCTATGGTGAAAGCATGCTGGAGGCGGCTAAGCGAGAGCTAGAGGAAGAGACGGGTTTGCTTGCGGGCCAGTGGCGGGAGCTTATGACGCTGCACCAGTCTAACTCGGTTAGCGATGAGGTGGCGAAGCTGTATGTAGCCCGTAATTTATCGCAGGGTATACAGCAGTTGGAAGCAACAGAGGATATAACACTAAAAAAAATGCCGATTAAAGAGGCCATTGCCATGGTAAAAAGTGGTGAAATAACCGACGCGTTATCGGTGGCGGGTTTGCAGGCCCTAGCATTAGAAATGTGGGAAAGCGGGGATTAA